The proteins below are encoded in one region of Paenacidovorax monticola:
- a CDS encoding ArsC family reductase codes for MSTPTTTVYGIPNCDTVKKARAWLADQGVAYQFHDFKKQGVPAERLPGWIAAVGWEKLVNRQGTTWRKLDAATQAAVHDAASAAALMQAQPSVIKRPVVEWASGATTVGFDASRWSELGGPI; via the coding sequence ATGAGTACCCCCACCACCACCGTCTACGGCATTCCCAACTGCGATACCGTGAAGAAAGCCCGTGCCTGGCTCGCCGACCAGGGCGTGGCCTACCAGTTCCATGATTTCAAGAAACAGGGCGTCCCCGCCGAGCGCCTGCCCGGCTGGATCGCTGCCGTGGGCTGGGAAAAGCTCGTGAACCGCCAGGGCACGACCTGGCGCAAGCTCGACGCCGCCACCCAGGCCGCCGTGCACGATGCGGCCAGCGCCGCGGCGCTGATGCAGGCGCAGCCCAGCGTCATCAAGCGGCCCGTGGTCGAATGGGCGTCCGGCGCCACCACCGTGGGCTTCGATGCCTCCCGCTGGAGCGAACTCGGCGGCCCCATCTGA
- the folC gene encoding bifunctional tetrahydrofolate synthase/dihydrofolate synthase, translated as MHTQFDTLDGWLAHCERLHPKNIDMGLDRVRAVARRMGLRFDCPVITVAGTNGKGSTCAMLEAVALQAGYRTGVYTSPHLVHFEERCRIHGEIVNASDLIAHFEAVERARVQNGDEVSLTYFEFTTLAILRLMSLARLDVAILEVGLGGRLDATNVIDADCAVITSIDIDHTEFLGPDRESIGREKAGIMRTGKPVIVGDPMAPQSVIDHALEIGADLWRFGHDFNFSGDKQQWGWAGRGRRYAGLAYPALRGANQLVNASGALAALEALRPRLPITAQAVRTGMAMVELPGRFQIVPGQPTLVLDVAHNPHSVAALTANLDAMGFFPTTHAVFGAMADKDLAPMLAKIGPLIDRWYFTDLPTPRAESGAGLQQKWNALQIVAGGRREVATSVHADPEQALQAAVSAADPADRIVVFGSFYTVGGVLKHGTPRLHAKHLGA; from the coding sequence ATGCACACCCAATTCGACACCCTGGACGGCTGGCTCGCCCACTGCGAGCGCCTGCACCCCAAGAACATCGACATGGGCCTGGACCGCGTGCGCGCCGTGGCGCGCCGCATGGGCCTGCGCTTCGACTGCCCTGTGATCACCGTGGCCGGCACCAACGGCAAGGGCTCGACCTGCGCCATGCTCGAAGCCGTGGCCCTGCAGGCGGGCTACCGCACGGGGGTCTATACCTCGCCCCACCTCGTGCATTTCGAGGAACGCTGCCGCATCCACGGCGAGATCGTCAATGCTTCCGATCTGATAGCGCACTTCGAAGCCGTGGAGCGCGCCAGGGTGCAGAATGGCGATGAGGTGTCGCTCACCTACTTCGAGTTCACCACGCTGGCCATCCTGCGCCTCATGAGCCTGGCACGGCTGGACGTGGCCATCCTGGAGGTGGGCCTGGGCGGGCGGCTCGACGCCACCAACGTCATCGACGCCGACTGCGCCGTCATCACCAGCATCGACATCGACCACACCGAGTTCCTGGGCCCCGACCGCGAGAGCATCGGCCGCGAGAAGGCCGGCATCATGCGCACGGGCAAGCCCGTGATCGTGGGCGACCCGATGGCGCCGCAGAGCGTGATCGACCACGCGCTCGAAATCGGTGCCGACCTGTGGCGCTTCGGCCATGATTTCAATTTCTCGGGCGACAAGCAGCAGTGGGGCTGGGCCGGGCGTGGCCGGCGCTACGCCGGTCTGGCCTACCCGGCGCTGCGTGGCGCCAACCAGCTCGTGAACGCCTCGGGCGCCCTGGCGGCCCTGGAGGCGCTGCGCCCGCGCCTGCCCATCACGGCCCAGGCCGTGCGCACGGGGATGGCCATGGTGGAGCTGCCCGGGCGCTTTCAGATCGTGCCCGGCCAGCCCACGCTGGTGCTGGACGTGGCGCACAACCCGCATTCGGTGGCGGCGCTCACGGCCAACCTCGACGCCATGGGCTTCTTCCCGACCACGCACGCCGTGTTCGGCGCCATGGCCGACAAGGATCTGGCCCCGATGCTGGCCAAGATCGGCCCGCTGATCGACCGCTGGTACTTCACCGACCTGCCCACGCCGCGCGCCGAAAGCGGCGCCGGGCTGCAGCAGAAATGGAATGCCCTGCAGATCGTGGCCGGCGGGCGCCGCGAGGTGGCCACCAGCGTGCACGCCGACCCCGAGCAGGCCCTGCAGGCCGCCGTGTCCGCAGCCGACCCGGCTGATAGAATCGTGGTCTTTGGCTCGTTCTACACGGTGGGTGGCGTTTTGAAGCATGGGACGCCCCGGCTGCACGCCAAACATTTGGGCGCCTAA